The genomic region ATCTAAAAAATGATTTCAAATTTCTATTTAGATTGATTTTATCATACATCCAAGATCAATTTTAAAACATTCGTGCCACAAATTTTTCCCACctacatttttttaaaaagaaaatcccTTTAATTACGTATGATGCTTCacctaaatttttaaaattttttaccaaAGTCTCCTTTACAATAAGGAAACTccaattttttaaatttcatttcatctcaaaattttaaatttcccAAATTACATCAAAATATTTAaccacaaacacaaacacaatgCTACTTTTGTTTATGTTGAAAGCTTAATTACTTTATTAGTCATTATACTTTCATCAAAATTTGAATTAAGTCTTTAttatttaaaagtttgtaatttaaTTCTTATACTAAATTAAAACTTTTCTTAGATCCTTTTTAATTATTCGTCTTTATGTTTGACAAAAGATGAACTATGAAATATTTTAAAAGCAAATATTCTAAGATTATtgattttcttaaaaaataaaatttaataaaaacttAATTACAATTTTTAtccaatataaaatttaattattttaaactaTAAATACNNNNNNNNNNNNNNNNNNNNNNNNNNNNNNNNNNNNNNNNNNNNNNNNNNNNNNNNNNNNNNNNNNNNNNNNNNNNNNNNNNNNNNNNNNNNNNNNNNNNNNNNNNNNNNNNNNNNNNNNNNNNNNNNNNNNNNNNNNNNNNNNNNNNNNNNNNNNNNNNNNNNNNNNNNNNNNNNNNNNNNNNNNNNNNNNNNNNNNNNNNNNNNNNNNNNNNNNNNNNNNNNNNNNNNNNNNNNNNNNNNNNNNNNNNNNNNNNNNNNNNNNNNNNNNNNNNNNNNNNNNNNNNNNNNNNNNNNNNNNNNNNNNNNNNNNNNNNNNNNNNNNNNNNNNNNNNNNNNNNNNNNNNNNNNNNNNNNNNNNNNNNNNNNNNNNNNNNNNNNNNNNNNNNNNNNNNNNNNNNNNNNNNNNNNNNNNNNNNNNNNNNNNNNNNNNNNNNNNNNNNNNNNNNNNNNNNNNNNNNNNNNNNNNNNNNNNNNNNNNNNNNNNNNNNNNNNNNNNNNNNNNNNNNNNNNNNNNNNNNNNNNNNNNNNNNNNNNNNNNNNNNNTAGCAACATAATTAATCATTGACGTATTGTTAAAAaagttttaattatgtaaaaataaatattattaaagttttgtaaaaaaaatatatttttttaattatgcaaAGACAGAAACATCGCTGATATTTAAAAAGTTTAGGGCCAGTAACTTTTGTAttttctggccagcacttaaccatcaaaataaaagtgagtgatttttcaccattagatataatctcacaccattaaaaatattattaatagccACTTAAttgttacaaaacaccaaaattgttggccctagcattcctctttaaTAAAACTCCACAACATGTATAACACACGCAGTTTGAGTTATTTTTAGAGAATTCACCGCTAGTGActcaatatatataaaaaagtttTCTCATAGATCATTCGGGTGTGGTATACTGgtattcctttttctttttgtttagatATTTTCCAATGCCATTTTCATGAAGCTGACCTCGGTGTGAGTTATGAGTAATTAATACTTAATAGACTTCATAGTTCTGTAACATTTTACTTTGCTTGCCCAGACTAGATATAAGGTTTTTTTCATCTAAAAAAACAAAGACAATACAATAATATAACAAGCAGATACAATATCTATATTTTTGATCATGCATGCATAAGTATAGAACTATAGATCGATGTGAGTAGAAATTTGGCCCCCTTCAAAAGCATATAGTGATATTTCTGTCCACAAATATTAAATACGAAAACGGttataatatcatttttttttaaaaattaagatgATAGAAGAagtttataaataattatatatttgacACGTCCTTttacataaaaatttttttattttgagtttgtctaaaattttacataaaattttttttctttttttatttcttatactaaaattttttatatttggttACAAAGAATCAAATTTTAGACTTTAAATCATAAAAATTCTGATTTTATATCATAATATCTTTtcttcaaaaaatttaaattgacaAAATGAGATACATTATTAATTATATtcctaacaataacaataacattgAGATAGTAGAAATTAAAAGAGtcgacaattaaaaaaaaaaaatgtaaataaaaGGTAACTAACTCAAAAGAATTCGCCTAGATTGTAAAAGATTTCAATATCATTGAAAGGAAACTGCCTAGCTAATAGATAGGGTAGCcctacaataatattaataatgacCCATGCGAGGATATAATGGCTCTTCTAGGGGCACGCCATTACCACAAATCGAACCAAACAAAAAAGAACCACTACTTCATGCATTTAATTAGGCCTACCAGATCGCAATGAATTACATGGTTATGTTTTGTCTTatatattttctttccttttgtaAATGGAAACGGATTGGATGATCACCATTCATCACCGTATTACTATTGTAGAAATCTTTATATGCATGCATGATGCATGTATATATTGTAGTGAAACGATATATGATTACGACTCTGAACTAATTTCAGTTGTAATTAACTTAGCTTGTTTTGGATTTCTTTTCAACCAATGCAATGTATGATTGATGATTCAGATCAGATCAATATCAACATTAATATTATGATCCTTTATCTGTATGTATAGTAGTTTTCCGCGctcgttttttcttttctttattgtaCTTTATGCCTAAAATGACTTCACCGAAATTAAAGCAAGAGATATAAATTTAGTATATTTATAGCGATAGAGCTAATTAAGAGGCTCTAACTTCTAGGTTAGTATATACTTTTAAGTATGGANNNNNNNNNNNNNNNNNNNNNNNNNNNNNNNNNNNNNNNNNNNNNNNNNNNNNNNNNNNNNNNNNNNNNNNNNNNNNNNNNNNNNNNNNNNNNNNNNNNNNNNNNNNNNNNNNNNNNNNNNNNNNNNNNNNNNNNNNNNNNNNNNNNNNNNNNNNNNNNNNNNNNNNNNNNNNNNNNNNNNNNNNNNNNNNNNNNNNNNNNNNNNNNNNNNNNNNNNNNNNNNNNNNNNNNNNNNNNNNNNNNNNNNNNNNNNNNNNNNNNNNNNNNNNNNNNNNNNNNNNNNNNNNNNNNNNNNNNNNNNNNNNNNNNNNNNNNNNNNNNNNNNNNNNNNNNNNNNNNNNNNNNNNNNNNNNNNNNNNNNNNNNNNNNNNNNNNNNNNNNNNNNNNNNNNNNNNGGCAAACTGCCAAATTCTAGCCACGGTGAGAGTGTTTCGTGACAAATGTGAGACCCTCTCATTTAATATTGTCACGGCCCATAGTTTGGTATTCCTAGTTAATATTTCATGGCTAAATCCCGTTTTTTGGTAGTATATATAGCTGTTGAATGATTGTGTTTTACTAATTTTTATGTCAAAGCGGGCAGTTTTCAACAATTATCTTAAAGAAATTTTATGTACAAGATCTAATATTTAGAAGCAGAACTACTTCTATTGAAACCAATTAAAGAAATACATAAAAAAGGTTTTTTTacctaaataaaaaaatctaatattATATGAATCTCCGAAATCAATTTTTAATATATGAATATCCTCATTCTATATTTATATAAATCGTCTTAGATGTGATTTAGATTAATTGGTAAAAGGTGGTATTCTAGGACGATTTAAGTTTGAAATTCATTTTTAAAAGGCTTGTGATTTGTCTTAAGATACTGAGCTTGtaaacactacaagaaacatAGTTAAAATTGACAAAAAAATTAACCGCAAAGTATAGCACCCTATGACACAAAACTTTATGCTATACTCATAAATCAGAAGTGGTGATTTATGAGTACTCATAAATCAAAACCTTTGTGATTCGTCTTAAGATACTGAGCTTGTGAACACTACAAGAAACACTGTTAAAATTGACAAAAAAAATCAACCGCAAAGTATAGCACCCTATGACACAAAACCTTATGCTATACTCATAAATCAGAAGTGgtgaggtattacaacctctagaATGGAAAAGTACATACGTATATTTGAAAGATAATAATATAACTAGTAGCCTGTAAAGAAAGATGACAGAACAAAAATTACATTACGCTCGAAAAGTCAAATGTATATAGAAACGGAAGAAATATATATAAGATTTAAAAGAAATACATAGCAAATACTAGTCTCGACCTACGAAGACAAGGCCGGCTAGAaagtataatacaacccagagaTATACAAAATACAACCTGTTTCTCCATAAATCAACTTCTAAGAGGGATATACAAGTATGTGTTCAAAAGTGGAGAATGTAAATACACTAAGTACAAAATAAAATTCCAAAAGCAGTCTTCACTTTTCACAGAGAGTCTGGTACATTCAATGAGGTGCGTCATGTCCTGtatttaaaaattaacaaaatccgACAACGGGTGAGAACTCGAAGGTTCCCAATAGTGTAATAAATCCAAATAGAGACTATATAAAAAGATATGAACCCGTTAGACAATCCCAAACTCTAATCAACACAAGGTTCAAGCCTAGGGTTCCACTAATCCCAACAGGGTGACCAGACTAAATCTCAGCTAAATTAGTAATTTTAGATTCTCGACTCTACTCAATACAAGTCATCAGTCATACTAGTGATCTCAATtctcaacccggagcaagtgcGATAAGACCACAATCCTTACATCTATCCAGGCAACTCAAATATCAGTCAAATCCATTTCCACCATCCAATCATTCAATCATTAACATTGCATCAAGAACAACCCTCATCGTCACCATCGCTAGTATAAGGAATCTCTCAATTATTCAAACACATACAAAACAATACAAAGAATACACAAATAGAGAGAACAGATAAAGCAAATAGCTCAGATAGCATATAGATACAATTATTCAACAAGGCAAATACAAGATGCACACCTAATCAATACACACAaatacaaatgatgcatgcctgtcctactagaCAGGAGCTCACGCATTGGTTAAACTGCCACAACCTGACACATTCGGTAGCTAGCTTGGATATGGAATACTACAACACTGAGCAAGTGAGACTAAACCTCAACCCTTGCCTCTTACCCGcttaacccggagcaagtgggacaaacctcAACCCTTGTGTcttacccaggcgggtgtttacaaATATCAATTCGGAGAAACCGGGACaagccacaacccttgcgtcttaCTTTGGTGTCTCAAATCTCAACCTTTAACAAGTGGGACAAACCTCAACCCATGTGTCTTACTCAGGTGTTTCAAGTCTCAACCCAAAGCAAGTGAGACAAACATCAACCCTTGTGTCTTCTCCAGGTGTTTCAAGTCTTAACTCGGAGCAAGTCGGACAAAcctcaacccttgcatcttacccaagTGTTTCAAAATTTTACCCgaagcaagtgggacaaaccaccACCCTCGCGTTTTACCCAGGCATGTGTTTAACCGCTTaatccggagcaagtgggacaaagcCGTAACTCTTGCATCATACCCAGTTGCCTCAAATATCAATCCAGAGCAAGCGGGGCAAAGCCGCAACTGTTGCATCTTACCCAGGCAATCAAATACATTCATAGTCTTTCATCAAAATCTCAAGTTATTAGATTTATTATCCCCAATTCTTTACCAATTATTTTAATTCTATTAACTCATGAGTGGGATGAGACCACTGTCCTTACGGCGGATGAGATAAAACCTTCATCCCCGCAATTACACTGCAACCACGAAACAAGTAAGATGAGACCTCTGTCCTTACCTGGTGCAGGTGCCAAAGCAATAACAAATCAGTACGCTAGCAGAATAACACTCAGACCTTGCCAATCTAAGCATTCAATCCATAATCAATCATTATCAGTGTtcataacactacaagaaaaaaaggcctatggccatgcttttttcttgccacgctttaaaagcgtggccaaaagtggtcaatggccatgcTTTTACGAGGGTGGtgattgattagagatttggctACGTTTTTTTGCTACTCTTAAAAAGCATGGTGAAAGGGGTCTACGGCTTATGAAGGTGGCAAGTGATTcaagatttggccacgctttttttgccaCACTTACAAAGCGTAGACAGAGAAAAATAGGCATGCTTTTAAAGTGTGGCGACAGGATTTTGTTATAGTAGTGTTTTGAAAGGTGACCATTTCCTACAACTCTTTTGGCACACTTCAAAAGTGTGGCCAAAAGGtcctcataaaaaaaaataaaatgatgcGTTTTACTTCATAATTCAAAATGCTACATATCTCCTTCATAATTCAAAACCCCCTTTCTcttcaaagaacccaaaatcctAAAAGCTTCGAAGAACCTCAACCCTCACCCCAACACTCCACAAAGAACCTTTGCGCTCTAAAGAATCATGCTGCCGCAGCTGCGTCAGTGGGGGGGTGTCGCCTTCTTTGGCTTTAGCTGCGACTGAGAAGGAGGGTTTGATGGAGAAGGAggctaagaagaagaagaaagagggatTCAAGAGTATTAGCATGATGGAGAGGTTCAATTGTAGGGTGAGAGATTTGTATGAGATATTGTTAGATGAGAACAGGTGGAAGGGTTTCACGCAGAGCAATGCGAAGATCAGCAAGGAGGTTGGTGGAGAGTTCAGCATCTTCAATGGTTCTATTACCGGAACCAATGTGGAGTTAAAGGAAGCTAAGTTGATCGTTCAGAAATGGAGGTTTGGAAGCtggtctaatggtgttcattctTTGGTATGACCTTGTTCATTTCATTTCATTCTTTTGTTAATGTAGAGATTTGAATGCGTGCGTGTAAATAAAATGGTGATTGAAATTGTTATAGGTAAAGCTTGTGTTGGAGGAGCCTGAACCTGGGGTTACTGTTGTCAAGCTCACACATAATGATGTTCCTAAAGACGATAGGTaagccttttttttttaattgaattggtTATTGGAAGGTTTGTTTTgagttttttttatcaatttgttAAATGATATTGTTGTGGTGTGTGTAGGTATGGAAATGCCACTGTGGTGGATAACACGGAGAGAGGGTGAAGGGATCTCATCTTCCAAAGGATACGTGCAGTTTTTGGGTTTGGAATTTGAGATTTTAATTCTTACCAATGTAGGGTTTTTCTTTCCGTTCTTCTTCTAGTGTCATGTGTTATAGAATTTTCACGAATTTTGAATCATTTTAAGTGAGGGGAAAGGTAAAATTTTAATGGATTGACAATTGCATAATTGTTGAACTGTGATGGAGGCTTTGGTTAATCTTGCCAAAAGTGTCTTTCTTAAAAATACTTTCTTTCTGCCTTTGCATCTTCTTCAATGTTCTATGTTGCTTCATATTATTATTTACTACTAAACACTAAAAATCCCTTGTTAAAAAATAAAACCCAAGATCAAAGATAGAAATATTTTCAGAAGATTTAAAAATGTGACAAAAGTTTCTTTATTTGGAGTAAGCCTTTGTCACTTTCTACCTTTCGAGAAGATTCTCGTCAGATAATATTATTGGTGGTTTATTCATCATTTGTTATTCATTCTTGCATGTCATTAACTTGTGCAACATAATGTATATTTGATACTTTCAACGTGACCTGTTAGTATTCTTGCTTGTTGTTGCTATTGGACACTACACCTATTAGAGAAGACTATATGATTCATTGCATATTTTAGGCATAACTTGCGCAGAGAAAAGACAGATAAATTATCTAGAAATTAGTATGCTTTCGAGAACTCGACATCTTAGAGATTCATTTTTAACTGAGTTGTTATGCTGTATTTGGATTTAGACATGGAGTACTAATTTAGAAGTGTTGATTCTTACCCTCCTCCCCCAACTTTGCATATTTTGATTACTGTATGAGTTGcctgttcttttttattttctggaATAGATGATCTATACTCTTTATGCAAAGGGAAGGCTTTCTATGAATTCTAGTTCAACACAAGGCTTGTAAAATTCACAATTGTGCATTTTTAGGTAGAGACTTTTGTTCATTTATACTTAAACTTTTTTAATTCTTAGGCATTTTTGGGGAAAGTGGGCTATTTCATTTGCACTATTGTGTGTTTGATTAGAATAAAGCTCGTAATCatttaaaaatgattaaaaagCATAAATCCTTGCTTGGATAAATTTTCATCatatagttaatttttttcttctttggaaTGATTTAATCATGTGGATGTTTGCTACACTGCACCCAGGGAGTTCTTATATTTGCTACGCATAATTTATGGTGTCCATTTTAGCTCATTACATAGTTTTTGATTGCGGATGGCGGCTCATGACGGTGAgccaaaaattcaccataaagtTATAACGGATGGCGTTGCGAAAAATGGCAGAAATGGCGGATTACCTAAAAAATACACATATATGTACAAAAAAACATGCAAaaaaattgtaaatataataaactaTAAAATCTATCTATATAAGTAACTTTCTAGTCATAAAACATCCAATTAATATAGCAAATATAGTAGCAAATTTAGCAAATAAACATAACATCAAGTtcaaatcataactcaaaagTCATAAGCAAGCCATAAAAtagaagacacaaaacataaaaactaTAGATCATCTAGATTCTAGCTCTCATCAAATTCATCCAAATTAACACGATTATTATCATGTCCCTCTCCCCCCTCATCATCCTTTGATTCAGTATCATTGGATTGAATatcctcttcttgttcttcttcattttcagaatcctcttcatcttcaaattCTGGTTCTTCCTCTTCTACAATtactgcctttccttttcctttttttgaAGCCTTAGACCCACTTGGTCCACCCTTTGCACCACCTCTTGCAGTTgcaggttcttttctttttctattttgttgtctTCTAGTATTTGTTGTAGGCTCATGTCCTCCCATTGCTTCAAAAATAAGGTTCCAACTCAAAGTGTTGTCATCTTGATGAACCAAATCAGCATCATCATCCACACTATCATCTCGAAAGGTGGCAGTCCCAATTTCTCCCACTAACCACTCATTACACTCATCAATATCATTGAGTGTAATAGGGTCAATTTCATCTTTAAGGTTGTACCTCTCGATGAGTTGTTGGTTATACTTTATGAAGACCAAACTCTCCATCCTTTCatgatcaagcctatttctttTCTTAGTATGAATATGCTCAAATATACTCCAATTGCACTCACATCCAGAAGCACTGCAAGTCAAGCTCAAGATCTTGATAGCAAGATCTCGCATGTTTGGAGCTTCATGCCCATATGTCCACCACCAAAAtgctataaaattaaaataaatttgtcTAAGCCTTTAATCGAACTAAATTTATAAAGCTTTGTAAAATTTATAACAATCTTACCGGGTGAAATCTTTTTCCTTTGAGATTTTGCAAAATCTGATCCAAAAAGTCCATAGCCGGTCTTGTATAGTGCTTGTTCCTCCAATATCTTCTGTTGCACAGCTTGACTTGGCACCAATCTAGTGATACACTCAAACCACCCCTTTGTAACTTCTAAATCCATCTCAATCCGAGGGTTGTCATAAAACAACTCGGGATTTAGAAAATGACCAGCTACATGCAATGGACGATGAAGTTGGCAATTCCATCTGTTGTCAATGATTTTAAAAACATCATTGTACTTGCTCTCATCATTAAGAAATGTTTTCATGATGCATTCCTTTGCCTTCTCCATTGCTTCATAAATATATCCCATTGGTGGCTTTTTCTCTCCATTAACAAGTCTAAGCACCTGAACAAGAGGGCCCATGATCTTAAGGGTGTACTTGACATGATTCCAAAGAGAGGGCATGATAACAATCTTTGTTGCCTCCCTCCCCTTTGCCTCCTTTAACAACTTATTCTTTGCCCATTCATTCGAGGTGAACATTCTTCTCAAATTTCCTTTCTCCTCATAAAGCCTTTCCAAAGAGAGAAATGAAGTGGCAAATCGGGTGACTGCATGCCTTACCAACTCCTTACCATTTGTGAAGTGTCTCAACATAGCTAACGTGCTAGAGTGACTATAAGTGAAGCTAACCAACGAAATGGCCCTTTTTATGGTTTTTTGAATTAATGGTAACTTCCCAGTGTCCTCAAGCATCAAATCCAAACAATGGGCAGCACAAGGAGTCCAAAACAAATTTGGCCTTTTCTCCATCAGCAACTTACCGGGAAGAACATAATTACTCCCATTATCAGTTACAACTTGAACAATGTTGTGCTCACCAATTTCCTTGACAACATCATCAAGAAGTTCAAATAATTTCTCACCAGTCTTTACATAATTAGAAGCATCAATAGACTTCAAAAACATTGTCCTAGTTGGAGAGTTTACAAGAAAATTAATAATGCTCCTTTGCCTTTTATCCATCCAAGTATCTAACATAATAGAGCAACCATACTTTTCCCATTGTTCTTTATGAACCTTCAATAATCCTTTGGTATAATCCAACTCCTCATTAAGCAGCGAAACCCTTAGAGTATGATAACTGGGAGCAGGTAAATTGGGACCAAAGCTTCCAACAGCCCACAACATTTCTTGAAAACTCTTTAACTTTACCGGGTTCAATGGAATCCCAGCTTGGTAGAACCACCGTGCTATGTATCGATGAACTCTATGAACTGCTTCCTTATTACATGCTTCCTTGATGTTCTGCTGCCTTAATTTCTCTCTTTTGTTTCTTGAAATGGCAGTTTCAGGTTTTCTAACAAACAAGTCCATTGGACCTCTCATGCTAGTTGCACCCCCTCTAGCACTACTTGCACCCCCTCTAGCTGCTGCCATTGGAGCTGGATTATGAGGTTCATCAATCCTTTGAGCATCTTCCTTCGACAATCCGAACCCCAAACTCTCTAAGTCAAGTTTCCTAGCATTGACACTCTGTTCTTCGGTGCTTCCCGGGGTGGCACTTTGTCTTCCTCAATTTTTCTGATGGTAATACTCCTATAATTCAGCAATAACATCTTTTGGAACCATTTTACATCCAGCAACATTTCCAGGCTTGATCATTAAGTGCTCTTTTGCCCGTGTGATGCTTCCTTTCATAATTTTTCCACAAAAAGTAAATATGGTGTCATTGGTATTTCCTTCTTCTACCGTACTAATATATTTCCAGCCTGGGTCAACTCTATTGGAATGGACAGGAGCAGCGGGAGCGGGACCAACAGGTGCAGCACCAATAGTAGGACCAGCAGAGGCAGGGGTAGGAGCATTAGAATCAAGGGCTTGTTTAGAAGTGGACATTGTATACTGAatggaaaaaaatggaggaggagaagtgatgagcggataatttatacgctttttggcattatttttacatagttttcagtataatttagtt from Arachis ipaensis cultivar K30076 chromosome B02, Araip1.1, whole genome shotgun sequence harbors:
- the LOC107628267 gene encoding activator of 90 kDa heat shock protein ATPase homolog, which translates into the protein MEKEAKKKKKEGFKSISMMERFNCRVRDLYEILLDENRWKGFTQSNAKISKEVGGEFSIFNGSITGTNVELKEAKLIVQKWRFGSWSNGVHSLVKLVLEEPEPGVTVVKLTHNDVPKDDRYGNATVVDNTERG
- the LOC107627083 gene encoding uncharacterized protein LOC107627083; its protein translation is MAAARGGASSARGGATSMRGPMDLFVRKPETAISRNKREKLRQQNIKEACNKEAVHRVHRYIARWFYQAGIPLNPVKLKSFQEMLWAVGSFGPNLPAPSYHTLRVSLLNEELDYTKGLLKVHKEQWEKYGCSIMLDTWMDKRQRSIINFLVNSPTRTMFLKSIDASNYVKTGEKLFELLDDVVKEIGEHNIVQVVTDNGSNYVLPGKLLMEKRPNLFWTPCAAHCLDLMLEDTGKLPLIQKTIKRAISLVSFTYSHSSTLAMLRHFTNGKELVRHAVTRFATSFLSLERLYEEKGNLRRMFTSNEWAKNKLLKEAKGREATKIVIMPSLWNHVKYTLKIMGPLVQVLRLVNGEKKPPMGYIYEAMEKAKECIMKTFLNDESKYNDVFKIIDNRWNCQLHRPLHVAGHFLNPELFYDNPRIEMDLEVTKGWFECITRLVPSQAVQQKILEEQALYKTGYGLFGSDFAKSQRKKISPAFWWWTYGHEAPNMRDLAIKILSLTCSASGCECNWSIFEHIHTKKRNRLDHERMESLVFIKYNQQLIERYNLKDEIDPITLNDIDECNEWLVGEIGTATFRDDSVDDDADLVHQDDNTLSWNLIFEAMGGHEPTTNTRRQQNRKRKEPATARGGAKGGPSGSKASKKGKGKAVIVEEEEPEFEDEEDSENEEEQEEDIQSNDTESKDDEGGEGHDNNRVNLDEFDES